In a single window of the Raphanus sativus cultivar WK10039 chromosome 9, ASM80110v3, whole genome shotgun sequence genome:
- the LOC130500116 gene encoding uncharacterized protein LOC130500116, which translates to MCKGFGSTLTGPALQWYINLPTKSIKSVEALSDKFVEQFASSRDPEKNSDDLYEILQHRNEPLRSYIARFNQAKVAIPEIMEDVLSRAWAQVRWEEDVASMAKSGPKYDQKSSKPTRSDRDEPSHFKSARETSNPNRGSPEDGSRYAPQKGYLSDKAKNLLNKEGPGLPIEAVPALPPQQDRVIHVISGGSEVSGISSAAAKRSTSNARNGQEAEGPKRLLLGIDEMSFTAREQEKVLAPHHDALVISLTIANYLVKRILVDNGSASNIIFHSAFADLGLEPTALTRKATPLVGFSGEVKQTLGEVLLPVYAEVVNQATKFLIVDCPSSYNVILGRPWIHDMGAVPSTLHQLVKFPTPWGIKAVKGYQENARSCYQTTLKGKTQVL; encoded by the exons atgtgcaaaggATTCGGATCAACCTTGACCGGCCCTGCTCTCCAGTGGTATATCAACCTGCCTACCAAATCAATCAAATCCGTTGAAGCCCTTAGCGATAAGTTCGTAGAACAGTTCGCTAGCAGCCGTGACCCAGAGAAGAACTCAGATGATCTCTACGAgatcctccagcataggaatgaGCCCCTTCGTTCCTACATAGCTCGTTTCAACCAAGCGAAGGTGGCTATCCCtga gaTTATGGAAGACGTACtgtctcgtgcttgggctcaagtaagatgGGAAGAAGACGTTGCTAGTATGGCCAAATCCGGTCCGAAGTACGATCAGAAGTCATCAAAGCCTACTAGGAGTGACCGCGATGAGCCTTCTCACTTCAAGTCCGCTAGGGAGACTAGTAACCCGAACAGGGGCAG CCCTGAAGATGGAAGTCGCTATGCTCCTCAGAAAGGCTACCTCTCGGATAAAgccaagaaccttctaaatAAAGAAGGTCCCGGTCTTCCTATCGAGGCAGTTCCTGCATTACCACCACAACAAGACCGGGTAatccatgtcatctcaggcGGATCAGAGGTAAGCGGAATTAGCAGTGCCGCAGCCAAGAGAAGTACTAGCAACGCCAGGAAcggccaagaggccgagggtcccAAGCGCCTACTCCTTGGAATAGACGAGATGAGcttcactgcaagggagcaggagaaggtcctTGCCCCTCATCACGACGCTCTcgtcatttcacttaccatagcaaactacttggtcaagcgaatactaGTAGATAATGGGAGCGCTAGCAACATAATCTTCCATTCGGCCTTCGCCGACCTAGGGTTGGAACCTACAGCTCTAACCAGAAAGGCGACTCCCCTtgtaggcttcagtggagaaGTCAAACAAACCTTGGGAGAGGTCCTTCTTCCCGTGTACGCCGAAGTGGTAAACCAAGCCACGAAGTTCCTGATCGTCGACTGCCCCTCATCATACAACGTGATAttgggaaggccttggatccacgacatgggagcTGTACCTTCAACTTTGCATCAGCTGGTCAAGTTTCCAACCCCTTGGGGCATCAAGGCGGTCAAGGGGTATCAAGAGAATGCTAGGTCCTGTTATCAGACTACCCTTAAGGGAAAGACTcaggtcttatag